A window of Apium graveolens cultivar Ventura chromosome 8, ASM990537v1, whole genome shotgun sequence contains these coding sequences:
- the LOC141677681 gene encoding pathogenesis-related protein 1A-like translates to MGLLKISSAALVCALCILMAHSCLAQSPDPPPPKPRDPTPQEWVDAHNAHRAPEGVVLMHWNESLAAYAGNYIKKIAPNCMHEHSGGPYGECLFQGDGAATAKEIVDYWASEKKYWDPKSKKCEEGQDCGHYLQVVNPNSPSLGCAKAKCGNDVWYHIDICSYTW, encoded by the coding sequence ATGGGGTTGCTTAAAATCTCTTCAGCAGCTCTTGTTTGTGCCCTATGCATTCTCATGGCTCATTCCTGCCTCGCTCAATCTCCAGATCCACCACCACCCAAACCACGTGACCCCACACCACAAGAGTGGGTTGATGCCCACAATGCACATCGTGCACCCGAGGGTGTAGTACTAATGCATTGGAATGAGAGTTTGGCTGCGTATGCAGGGAATTACATCAAAAAGATAGCCCCCAACTGTATGCATGAACATTCAGGCGGACCATATGGCGAGTGTCTATTTCAAGGTGATGGTGCGGCAACTGCAAAAGAAATTGTGGATTATTGGGCGAGCGAGAAGAAGTATTGGGACCCTAAATCCAAAAAATGTGAAGAAGGGCAGGATTGCGGACACTACCTTCAAGTGGTTAATCCCAACTCGCCCAGCCTTGGTTGTGCTAAAGCTAAGTGCGGAAATGATGTCTGGTACCATATTGATATCTGTAGTTATACTTGGTAA
- the LOC141677471 gene encoding sulfoquinovosyl transferase SQD2 gives MPIQSLSKNPTFSLPSCSSSSTSFSTLCNSRIALNPSCFCSFGSKPISLFSKKIQSLQFKESFTRKREKPFVVRSEMIVSEIREEGEEENPPPFVESEISSRPRRIALFVEPSPFAYVSGYKNRFQNFIKYLREMGDEVMVVTTHEGVPEEFHGAQLIGSHSFPCPWYQKVPLSLALSPRIISKVSEFKPDIIHASSPGIMVFGALFIAKLLCVPIVMSYHTHVPVYIPRYTFSWLVQPMWWVIKFLHRAADLTLVPSAAIAKDLRTARVAAANQIRLWNKGVDSESFNPKFRSHEMRLRLSNGEPDRPLIVHVGRLGVEKSLDFLKRVMDRLPEARIAFIGDGPYRAELEDIFSGMPAVFTGMLQGEELSQAYASGDVFIMPSESETLGLVVLEAMSSGLPVVAARAGGIPDIISDDQQGKTGYLYNPGDLEDCLSKLEPLLHDSVLRESIGKSAREEMEKYDWKAATAKIRNQQYNDAIWFWRRKRAQLLSPLQWLTSIFQSPEAKYR, from the exons ATGCCTATTCAATCTTTATCTAAAAATCCCACCTTTAGTCTAccttcttgttcttcttctagTACTAGTTTTTCCACTTTGTGTAATTCAAGAATTGCTTTGAACCCTTCTTGTTTTTGCTCATTTGGATCAAAACCCATTAGTTTGTTTAGCAAAAAGATTCAATCTTTACAGTTTAAAGAAAGTTTTACAAGAAAAAGAGAAAAGCCCTTTGTTGTGAGAAGTGAAATGATAGTTTCTGAGATTAGGGAAGAGGGGGAAGAGGAGAATCCTCCTCCGTTTGTCGAATCGGAGATTAGTTCTAGGCCTAGGCGTATAGCTTTGTTTGTTGAGCCCTCTCCGTTTGC CTATGTGTCTGGCTATAAAAATCGGTTCCAGAACTTCATCAAATATCTACGCGAAATGGGTGATGAG GTGATGGTTGTGACGACTCATGAAGGAGTTCCTGAGGAATTTCATGGAGCACAACTGATAGGATCACACAG CTTCCCTTGTCCATGGTACCAAAAAGTACCACTTTCCCTAGCACTCAGCCCTAGAATAATATCCAAGGTTTCAGAATTTAAACCAGATATTATTCATGCTTCATCCCCTGGTATCATG GTGTTTGGTGCCCTTTTCATTGCAAAACTTTTGTGTGTACCAATAGTGATGTCCTATCATACACATGTCCCAGT CTACATACCAAGATACACCTTCAGTTGGTTGGTCCAGCCCATGTGGTGGGTCATAA AATTTCTACATAGAGCAGCTGATCTGACACTGGTTCCGTCAGCTGCCATTGCAAAGGACCTCAGGACAGCTAGAGTAGCAGCAG CTAATCAGATACGCCTCTGGAACAAGGGAGTTGACTCTGAAAGCTTTAATCCTAAATTTCGTTCTCATGAAATGAGATTACGATTAAG CAATGGCGAGCCAGATAGACCTTTGATTGTTCACGTTGGGCGCCTAGGAGTGGAGAAGAGTTTGGATTTTCTCAAAAG GGTCATGGATAGGCTTCCAGAAGCCCGGATTGCTTTTATTGGAGATGGCCCATATAG GGCTGAGCTAGAAGATATATTCTCTGGCATGCCTGCTGTATTTACAGGGATGCTACAAGGAGAGGAGCTCTCTCAGGCATATGCTAGTGGCGATGTTTTTATAATGCCTTCAGAATCTGAAACACTGGGGCTTGTCGTTTTGGAGGCAATGTCATCTGGACTTCCTGTCGTGGCTGCTAGGGCTGGAGGAATTCCGGATATCATTTCTGACGATCAACAGGGTAAGACTGGTTATCTCTACAATCCTGGAGATCTCGAGGACTGCTTAAGCAAATTGGAACCTCTTCTGCACGACTCAGTTTTAAGAGAAAGTATTGGAAAATCTGCCCGTGAGGAAATGGAGAAATATGACTGGAAGGCAGCCACAGCAAAGATACGAAACCAACAGTATAACGATGCCATTTGGTTCTGGAGAAGGAAAAGAGCTCAACTCCTTAGCCCCTTGCAGTGGTTGACAAGTATTTTTCAGTCACCCGAAGCCAAGTACAGGTGA
- the LOC141678571 gene encoding tRNA (cytidine(32)/guanosine(34)-2'-O)-methyltransferase — protein sequence MGKASRDKRDIYYRKAKEEGWRARSAFKLLQIDEEFNIFEGVRHVVDLCAAPGSWSQVLSRKLYLPAKLSPDSKECDLPLIVAIDLQPMAPIDGVIQVQGDITNARTAEVVIRHFDGCKADLVVCDGAPDVTGLHDMDEFVQSQLILAGLTIVTHILKEGGRFIAKIFRGKDTSLLYCQLKLFFTEVTFAKPKSSRNSSIEAFAVCENYSPPKGFNEKDLHRVLEKVGSPSGVDDLDCSSGWLEGPNKVYIPFLACGDLSGYDSDRSYPLPRGADGAYQSLDPVQPPIAPPYKRALEMKKASNQGIRDLEKLTLDS from the exons ATGGGTAAAGCTTCGCGAGATAAAAGG GATATTTACTACAGGAAAGCAAAAGAAGAAGGTTGGCGTGCTCGAAGTGCCTTTAAACTCCTCCAGATTGATGAGGAATTTAACATATTTGAAG GGGTTCGGCATGTGGTAGATCTCTGTGCAGCGCCTGGTAGCTGGAGTCAG GTGTTGAGCCGTAAATTGTATCTCCCAGCAAAGCTTTCCCCTGATTCCAA GGAGTGCGATCTTCCACTTATTGTGGCTATTGATCTGCAACCTATGGCTCCAATCGATGGGGTTATTCAGGTGCAGGGTGATATAACAAATGCTCGAACAGCTGAAGTG GTCATTAGACACTTTGATGGATGCAAAGCCGACCTAGTTGTctgtgatggtgctcctgatg TGACTGGACTTCATGACATGGACGAATTTGTTCAATCTCAACTCATATTGGCT GGCTTAACAATAGTCACTCACATTCTGAAAGAAGGTGGCAGATTTATTGCAAAAATATTTCGAGGAAAAGATACAAGTCTCTTATACTGTCAG CTAAAGCTATTTTTCACAGAAGTGACTTTTGCTAAACCAAAGAGCAGCCGTAATTCAAGCATTG AGGCATTTGCAGTTTGCGAGAACTATTCACCTCCCAAAGGATTTAATGAGAAAGATTTACATCGTGTCCTTGAAAAGGTTGGGAGTCCTTCAGGAGTTGATGATCTAG ATTGCAGTAGCGGATGGTTAGAAGGGCCAAACAAAGTGTATATACCGTTTCTGGCTTGTGGGGACCTTAGTGGATATGATTCTGATCGGTCATATCCACTTCCTAGAGGAGCTGACGGAGCTTATCAAAGCTTGGATCCAGTGCAACCACCAATTGCTCCACCTTATAAACGAGCTCTTGAAATGAAGAAAGCTTCAAATCAGGGAATCCGTGATCTTGAGAAACTCACTCTTGATTCTTGA